Proteins found in one Dehalococcoidia bacterium genomic segment:
- a CDS encoding tetratricopeptide repeat protein translates to MTARDHLQRAQQLHGDGRIDEAIAEAREALRLDPALAEAWMYLGTTLITRRLRFQEGLAALERAGELAPDDPGVQYSLGWCYEFVAYRLSKQAAKPYRDPYELWDMAAAHLRRVIEIGTDQGLSEDAADLLASIEARY, encoded by the coding sequence TTGACCGCCCGCGACCACCTCCAGCGCGCTCAGCAGCTGCACGGCGACGGCCGCATCGATGAGGCCATCGCCGAGGCCCGCGAGGCCCTGAGGCTGGACCCCGCGCTGGCCGAGGCGTGGATGTACCTCGGCACGACGCTCATCACCCGCCGCCTGCGCTTCCAGGAGGGCCTCGCCGCGCTCGAAAGGGCCGGCGAACTGGCGCCGGACGACCCCGGCGTCCAGTACAGCCTTGGCTGGTGCTACGAGTTCGTCGCCTACCGGCTCTCCAAACAGGCCGCCAAGCCCTATCGCGACCCCTACGAGCTCTGGGACATGGCCGCCGCCCACCTGCGCCGCGTAATCGAGATCGGCACCGACCAGGGCCTCAGCGAGGACGCCGCCGACCTCCTTGCCTCCATCGAGGCCAGGTATTAG
- a CDS encoding carbonic anhydrase produces MTTSPGALYRSAARLGPEKTDALVLMCSDRRYRAPSEDFLQAHLGLHNYDIVAVPGGAYILSFAEALPKNLKVGMRMLKFLMDNHLPPRIVLIAHQDCARYQQGFISWLRKPGFSLEQQQKRDLREVGAELRQAFEWAGIEAYFARQVEGDSVEFEAV; encoded by the coding sequence GTGACTACCAGCCCGGGCGCCCTGTACCGCTCCGCCGCCCGCCTTGGGCCGGAGAAGACAGACGCCCTCGTGCTCATGTGCTCCGACCGCCGCTATCGAGCCCCTTCGGAGGACTTCCTCCAGGCCCATCTCGGCCTGCACAACTACGACATCGTCGCCGTGCCCGGCGGGGCCTACATCCTCTCCTTCGCCGAAGCCCTGCCCAAGAACCTCAAGGTCGGCATGCGCATGCTCAAGTTCCTCATGGACAACCACCTGCCGCCGCGCATCGTCCTCATCGCCCATCAGGACTGCGCCCGGTACCAGCAGGGCTTCATCTCCTGGCTGCGTAAGCCAGGCTTCTCCCTCGAGCAGCAGCAGAAGCGCGACCTACGCGAGGTCGGGGCGGAGCTCCGTCAGGCCTTCGAGTGGGCTGGCATCGAAGCCTACTTTGCCCGTCAGGTCGAAGGCGACTCGGTGGAGTTCGAGGCTGTGTGA
- a CDS encoding Lrp/AsnC family transcriptional regulator — protein sequence MAVKAYVLIVTDPGATKSVFDALKQIEGLVELHEVMGPYDIVAEIDVPQLVDVPPILSTKIRAIPGIQSTTSLVSFPES from the coding sequence ATGGCGGTCAAAGCCTACGTCCTCATCGTCACGGACCCGGGCGCAACGAAGAGCGTCTTCGACGCCTTGAAGCAGATCGAGGGCCTGGTGGAGCTGCACGAGGTCATGGGTCCCTACGACATCGTCGCCGAGATCGACGTGCCGCAGCTGGTCGATGTGCCGCCGATCCTGAGCACGAAGATCCGCGCCATCCCCGGCATCCAGAGCACGACGTCGCTGGTTTCGTTCCCGGAGAGCTGA
- a CDS encoding CBS domain-containing protein, producing the protein MAAEANTVRGTFQTDPISALGLQSPVSIASSATVGQALAAVQKEGQGYVLVLDNGKPVGIMSEREVVMRIVARDVKYDANVMEYVSPVTRTLTNRNTIAEAIALMQESIDNIPVVDDTGRAVACVRQLDIIRFLAEAFPEQVLNLPPRPHQAMPRPEGG; encoded by the coding sequence TTGGCAGCAGAAGCTAACACGGTCAGAGGCACATTCCAGACCGACCCCATCAGCGCGTTAGGCCTGCAGTCCCCCGTTTCCATCGCGAGCTCCGCCACCGTAGGCCAGGCACTGGCCGCCGTCCAGAAGGAAGGCCAGGGCTACGTCCTCGTCCTCGACAACGGCAAGCCCGTCGGCATCATGTCCGAACGCGAAGTCGTCATGCGCATCGTCGCCCGCGACGTCAAGTACGACGCCAACGTCATGGAGTACGTCTCCCCCGTCACGCGCACGCTCACCAACCGCAACACCATCGCCGAGGCCATCGCGCTCATGCAGGAAAGCATCGACAACATCCCAGTCGTCGACGACACCGGCCGCGCCGTGGCCTGCGTCCGTCAGCTCGACATCATTCGCTTCCTGGCGGAGGCCTTCCCGGAGCAGGTCCTGAACCTGCCGCCCCGGCCTCACCAGGCAATGCCCAGACCGGAGGGTGGATAG
- a CDS encoding GIY-YIG nuclease family protein has protein sequence MREMSCYVYFLTNLTNSVLYTGVTSNLRDRIRKHREKAYPTSFTSRYNVWKLVYVEAFGDMRAAIEREKQIKAGPRRRKVELIERANPAWRDLYWELED, from the coding sequence ATGCGCGAGATGTCCTGCTATGTCTACTTTCTCACGAACCTCACGAATAGCGTGCTGTACACGGGAGTAACTTCGAACCTGCGAGACCGGATCAGAAAGCACCGCGAGAAGGCTTATCCCACTTCATTCACCAGCCGGTACAACGTTTGGAAGCTTGTTTACGTCGAGGCGTTTGGGGACATGAGGGCGGCGATCGAGCGCGAGAAGCAGATCAAGGCCGGACCGCGGCGGCGCAAGGTAGAGCTGATCGAGAGGGCTAATCCGGCGTGGCGGGATCTGTACTGGGAGCTTGAGGACTGA
- a CDS encoding cyclase family protein, with translation MSGPAKPISRDEVDALFQKVSNWGRWGEDDQLGALNLITPAKRLQAAELVIDGITVSCALPLNTTGSGENPRPVVHLMVGAGDIERATSSSDYFAIASHGMAHTHLDALCHIFYRGQMYNGRPASMVTSAGALANSIEAGKDGVVSRGVLLDIPTALGKEWLEPGEAIYVEDLELAETKMHTRVEEGDILLIRTGRHQRREKLGPAQGLAGLHASTLPWLHQRGVAVLGCDGVSDVTPSGMEGGMGLPIHMIAIPAMGVHLIDNMGLDELAATCDRLDRYEFMLTLAPLKLLKGTASPVNPIALF, from the coding sequence ATGTCCGGACCTGCGAAGCCCATTAGCCGCGATGAGGTAGATGCCCTGTTCCAGAAGGTCAGCAATTGGGGCCGCTGGGGCGAGGACGATCAGCTGGGGGCGCTGAACCTGATAACGCCGGCCAAGCGGCTGCAGGCGGCCGAGCTGGTGATCGATGGCATCACGGTGAGCTGCGCCCTCCCCCTGAACACGACGGGCAGCGGGGAGAACCCGCGACCGGTGGTGCATCTGATGGTGGGGGCGGGCGACATCGAAAGGGCGACTTCTTCGTCCGACTACTTTGCCATTGCCTCCCACGGCATGGCGCACACTCATTTGGACGCGCTCTGCCACATCTTCTATCGCGGCCAGATGTACAACGGGCGGCCGGCGTCGATGGTGACCTCGGCGGGGGCGCTGGCGAACTCGATCGAGGCGGGGAAGGACGGGGTGGTGAGTCGCGGCGTGCTGCTCGATATCCCGACGGCGCTGGGCAAAGAGTGGCTCGAACCGGGCGAGGCGATCTACGTAGAGGACCTGGAGCTGGCGGAGACGAAGATGCACACGCGCGTCGAGGAAGGGGACATCCTCCTCATACGGACCGGCCGTCACCAGCGGCGGGAGAAGCTGGGCCCGGCGCAGGGCCTCGCCGGGCTGCACGCCTCGACCCTGCCGTGGCTGCATCAGCGCGGGGTCGCCGTGCTCGGCTGCGACGGCGTGAGCGACGTCACGCCCTCCGGCATGGAGGGCGGCATGGGCCTGCCGATCCACATGATCGCCATCCCGGCGATGGGCGTGCACCTCATCGACAACATGGGGCTGGACGAACTGGCGGCGACGTGCGACCGCCTGGACCGCTACGAGTTCATGCTCACGCTGGCGCCGTTGAAGCTACTGAAGGGCACAGCTTCGCCCGTCAACCCGATCGCGCTGTTCTAA
- a CDS encoding MBL fold metallo-hydrolase has protein sequence MSEETGPAKASSVRQMQVGPMANFVYLIGCERTKEAAIVDPAWDARAIAAAAERAGYKITKIFATHSHFDHVNAAAELQQLTGASLYANENELPLLQRAASGWKGTKDNEVVMVGEVPVTCLHTPGHTPGSQCLLVEGRVITGDTLFVGNIGRCDLPGSSPEALYHSLMRLKALPPETIVLPGHHYGDKPSSTIAEQAERNMYLRIPSAEAFLHLMGL, from the coding sequence ATGAGCGAAGAGACCGGGCCAGCAAAAGCATCCTCCGTCCGCCAGATGCAGGTCGGGCCGATGGCGAACTTCGTCTATCTCATCGGTTGCGAGCGCACGAAGGAGGCCGCCATCGTCGACCCCGCCTGGGACGCGCGGGCGATCGCCGCGGCGGCCGAGCGCGCTGGCTACAAGATCACGAAGATTTTCGCCACGCACTCGCACTTCGACCACGTCAACGCGGCCGCCGAGCTCCAGCAGCTCACGGGAGCCAGCCTCTACGCCAACGAGAACGAGCTGCCTCTGCTCCAGCGCGCCGCCTCCGGCTGGAAGGGCACGAAGGACAACGAGGTCGTGATGGTCGGGGAGGTGCCGGTCACCTGCCTCCACACGCCCGGCCACACCCCCGGCTCGCAGTGCCTGCTCGTAGAGGGGCGCGTCATCACCGGGGACACGCTCTTCGTCGGAAACATCGGCCGCTGCGACCTCCCGGGCAGCAGCCCTGAAGCCCTCTACCACAGCCTCATGCGCCTGAAGGCGCTGCCGCCGGAGACCATTGTCCTCCCCGGCCACCACTACGGCGACAAGCCCAGCTCGACCATCGCCGAGCAGGCCGAGCGCAACATGTACCTGCGCATACCCTCCGCCGAAGCCTTCCTCCACCTCATGGGCCTGTGA